The region tccctctacttttcttccacattactACCCAATCTTATgtaatatccttcaacctatatgATGCCTATTCTATACTCTCCTCTTCGGAAATATGCATAATtcgggtgatcttcttcacctcatctagataaagttgtgggtcctcacctacttttgacccatagaactttgacgggttcattctcataaaatctcaaattcttgCTATGGCTAAGTCCTTGTCTTGATGAAGTGGGACTAAATCCTAacggttgccctgaacattagctatcacaacttgggctagtgcctgaaaggaAAATTGGAACTCTACATGTgaaacattctcattcaaagaatctacgggctgaggtggctggttatcatttctgcagGCATTTGCGCGATGAGGAGGCATTTTATATTATGTGAAAGCACAAGTTAGAAGAATATAGAGACACTGAATGCACGATAGgtcatgaaagaagagataatttcctaaaatgctccatatcCTCTTGCTCAAagatgtggcgcacttcacaccgatgatcaagactctacgtaatgcaccttgtctgactccctaggactctctaaaccttaggctttgataccaagttttaatgccccaaaatctaagtttttgggatgtcacacggttttctaaactacaagtagtcctaagctaaccctggttgctttctactaagtctgaatctcaaaataggggatatgaatgtaaaatcataataaatgtagaaaactgtctgaaatgtctaagtaaatctaaaaaatactaatctcatcaatctgataaaataaatactaaaaatctgaatactacaactaaaatttaaaattgaatctagtagttcgacaagcctctactgactgaatctagagagtcactgagacaggccccagctgacttaaactatttgaaataaatGCTAAGTCATCTACTAAAAAACTGGAAATTTGAATAGCTAGGTCCCCGGACTGTGAgtactcaccaactgcagagatgtaggtggaatgctcgaaaatcactcatgctgctgagactaagctcctgaacctacattatgagacaatgtagcacatagatatatatgtggatcagtactttgaggatgtactgagtaaatgggggtgcaatgcataagtaaaatatcatcttataatcatcatttataaaacaatgcatgctaaatgtaaatgactcacataagctagaacatctgaaatactgaatatgTAGCAATGAGAAGCAAaatatactttataaatcttgtgggctacaatatttagttctaaaactGTGCTTGTATCCTCCCTTTGAATCATACTGTCAAAGCGTAGAAAGAACTcactctaaaatctaaaatctaaaatctgtaGCTATTATCTTTTCTGTAAAACACAATTTGAATAAGACTGTAAGCCTTTAcgcttagttttctaaaagcttttctgttctTATTTTACCACTAAGGAGAATACTTTATCTTCTATCTAAAGGGTTTAGaaatttgaaaacttattctgcatgagaggttcttctaaccaacataaatcatgtgagcattcatggagtccaacattcttgtccccctaaggaggaacCCTCACGTtgggggagaggagtcatactcttgcagGGAGTATAGCCTATCTGAGTGATCGTGTatctatcatccacgtagaagtggaaataaatctaaatcctatgttggtacatagttttggggtatgaaaccgtagtaacgtacccatctcggcgctaaatactactcccattaaatctgtatgctcattctaatggaaattcacttttaaaatagtttagtggtttacaatgaaaacccaCTGTATATCTGTAAAGATAAATTggtaatctgaatctgtaaagtggatttcatatttattctgagaccaaaaggtcaaatctttatcaataatctgaaaagaatctagtcataaagtgctcacagcacaatcaatcttgaaataatcaatactagggcttaatgacccatgcttcaaactcatgtaaaatcatagcaaaacatcatgctcaatataagtcttgaaaatacttcaacgatatcaaaataataaaataaagaatctcaatatcatgcttaaacaaaatgaaaaaaatctagaagataacattatacgcataattatatgaaaatagtcatgtaattcaacattcaatcacttgaaatctcataaatagaaatattgggcataaaccctaacttgaatttcatgaaaactcatataaaattcaataaaattagaattaaaataagttttgggcataaggatgaaaggagtatccttgttcataacctcacatattgcaattgatgaactagatgctaaaacttgaatctaggatccctattgatgctttgaagatgaattcttagagttcttgtattgagaatccttaatcttgaatttccttggagaaGTAGTGGAAgaattgagtttcttgaagaaggagcttcgatgatctagggttttgttttgagagaaaagtgatgaaataagcataaagtgttttggtatatgcttaatgatgtgttttggacggattggggccCTGaggattgaccaaaatgcccctattaaaatttaaatcgaaacttgaaattgatcaaaaatCCCGATTTACTATCGTGGTGGCTCTCTGAAAAAGGACGAGCGGGAACTGAGCATTTACCACTACGCGCCGCAATCGCGGTGCCCCTTAGATTGCCATTTTGGtccttggcacgacgcgccaaAATAGCGGAATCTCACTGGAATGAGATAATTGGGAAAATGGGCTTCTCCGCGATGCGGGGCTATCGCGGAGgtctactgaaatttgacaattgtggaTTTTTCCTTTTCTGCGACGCGTTGAGTGTCCAGGTGGAACACTGTCAACTTTAAAATACCATAGCTCCTTcatcgagtgtcggatttgggcgaatcttatatcgttggaaagtttattaaattttccacacaatgggagctctaaatctggaaaattccacacgaaataattattcttcattttggaagctatcccttaacattcttaGGACGAATTTTAGCTAGAAatggtacggggtattacaaattctTTGGTCTGTGATGCTTGGCCTGGGTTGGGTTAGGTCAGCCCATTTTGAAAGCTCTAAATACATATTAGCACTACTATAAACAGTTATGAGACAAAATaggattattaaataataaataaatgaaaatgagaaaaaaaaaattaaggtaacGATGTGATACCACCAAATTGATGGTTACATAAAGCGGGTCGTGACGCCTAACCCATCAAATTCTTTGGTGTGTGACGCTTGACCTGGGTTGGGTTAGGCCAACCCATTTTGACAGCTCTAAATACACATTAGGGCTACTATAAACAGGTATgagataaaatagaattattaaataataaataaataaaaatgagaaaaaaattaaggtaACGATGTGATACCGCCAAATTGATGGTTACATAAAGTGAGACTTTTCAGAATTACCTAACTATGAAATTAAACTATACCATTTTAAGGCAAAATAAATATGGTACTCTTAGAAAGATATCATATTATATCATGGgtaaccaccatccaaacaaagagTATGGTTATTCCCCGAACCCGGCTAACGTTAGATGCTTTGTGCACCGAGTTTCTCTTTTTAGTACTATAGTAATAAGCAAAAATAGAGGGGGAAAAAGGGATGAATATATGGATGGATTCCTTTGCAAATATGAACTgatactttcttcttcttcatagcCTTTTGTGTCATCTTCATTGCCCTTTAATTAACATACTgtattaaaaaatactaaaaccatttttttaagggaatttttcaaaaatagcagCATTTTACTATAATACTCACCTtccatagccacattttacataattaacaTTTATAGCCATTGTATTCTATTTACGTCCGTTGTATtcgattttacatataatatgtattcatataaaatatgaatacggTCCCTATTGAGCTGcgccaaaaataaaattcaatatttttaaaaaggaaaaaatctcaATCATGCTTATTTCATTGAaatgaatattttcttgcctaacactaccattatccttttttttttgtgtgtgtgtgtgtgttttcccattttttattcttcttttttctatttttcctacttttatttttttcgtttcttttttttttttctttctgtctttaatctctaacttctatttctctttcttttttatttttttccttttcttctttgattttttttttttgtacttattttctatatcatttttttggttttattttatattttttgtattttcgaaaaATGTGAttagtcgagcacaagtcatgggtgataacgtaaataccacaattatttatcgtatttgtagtcacaccgtcatttatatttttgtatttattgataaaactatatttttatttgtattttaaagttcgcacttgtatttatattttatagttcgcatttgtatttgtatttaatagttcgtacttgtatttgtatttgttagtttgcgccatcatttatattttatataattcatacttgtattttaaagaactattttatatttgtattttataattgattgaatattatattggattatatttatattatggttttattgtgtttgtatacttagattatatttgaattatacatgtatttgtattctattttcttcattatctttttatttttaagaaattattttgtatttgtatttgtaagttgattacatattgtatttaatcGTGAATATgcacaatttatcatttgtatttgaatacaaacaagtaaatgcattaattatattttcgtgattctaaaatatataaatatgtaatgtatcattggATACAAATGTATCGTTTTGTATTTGTATCTCAAAATTaccattcatatttgtaaataaacaaatatcacttgatacaaatacaaagacaaacaaatgaaacaaataattttaaaaatacaaatataatatgcatttgtatatattgtatttgtatacaaattttagttgtatttatttgtataaataaagacaactagtatcaataaatacaaacaagtattcgtagaaagaaaatcaatcgttccttttcaataattaaaaaatacaaatgatagttcacacttgtatttatatgttatagttcgcatttgtatttgtattttatatttcacacttgtatttatatgttatagttctcatttgaatttgtattttacagttcacacttgtatttgtatgctATAAgtcgtatttgtatttgtatttgtattttatagttcgcacttgtatttgtgtttgctagttcgcacaaatgaacaaaggagaaaaattgaaaagaaaaagaaaagaaggagaaaaatgagagaaaaagaaagagaaaaaaatgtaggagaaaaaaaacaaaaaaaaaaaaaaaggaagaagagtaaaagaaaatagagaaaaaaatacaaaaaaaataaaaagaaaaaagaaaaaaaagaaaaatgaaaaaagtgaaaaaaaattaaaaataaagagaaagcaacaaaaaagaaaagaaaaactgaagaaaaaaattgaaaaaagaaaattagacaaataaattaaaataaagtcaGTAATAAACATTAGTTGATATATGTGCAAGGTTTgaattatttatatctttttatcACAAACTTTTAAAGAtccaaaagtaaaacataaaatctttagAGAGTTACGTACTATTTTCTTCTATCTAAATTATTAAGAGATATTGTTCACTGTTTCCTATCATCCCTAAcgtgaataatttttttcttattgtgAGACTGAAGTCTTCCTCCTCCAAATTATttgctatgaattgtaattaagaATAATTAATAGGTAAGAgggggctatgaattgtaattaattgaaaattaggctttaaatgataataaaagtccaataataACTAATTCAggtaattttccctttttttatttcaaaaatgtcaCTTTTTTTTGTTTACAATATCAAATCTTCTAATTTATGTAcaaatttcttaatattttcagTTTTAACAATGATCAAGGTTTAATGCGGTCATTCATAAATTACCTAGTATTGGATATAATTTAATCAAGATAAATTACTAATTTAAACTAGTAATGCTTctatttatcaaatcaatttatCGTAAAAATTCGTAGCACTATATATAAAATGGTTCTAAAAGACATGGAAGAAGATATACTATACCCAAAATTGGCTCTCTTACAAATAAATGAGATGTTGTTCCTTAAATCCTTTTATAGCTATTATTCTATATCATGTTGTGAGAGGCATCAGTAGTTTGACcccatatatatagatatagatatagatatagatataaaatcaATTAATTGATAAGTCATCACCCTTGATCAAACAACCAAACATAACACAATGTACATAAATTTCtcaatctttaagtgatattacataaaattccgactattttgttaattatattttattccgattttttgaaatggtgatacatatgttatatggtgatacatataaaaaagtgatacatttgaaactaacaagatatgTATCTAAGGAAGTAACatattctcttttattcattgtattcttttatttaaggaaagatatctagtttttctctttttttagatttaatttaggtgttttaattatgttttcctttttttcgtctttaattatgaaagatatatttttttttatcttttttctcttttttcgtctttaatttccGTATGCATTTTTTAgagttaattttaattatttttagagtaactggtaaagttgctgccatgtgaccaggaggtcacgggttcaggccttggaaacagcctctggcagaaatgcaaggtaaggctgcgtacggtacacccttgtggtggggcccttccccggacaccgtgcatagcggtagttttagtgcaccggactgcccttttttttttttttcaattctgcttttagtttttttaaaaaaaatattattacttttatttcctacactgactacaccattacctttcattaataacatatgaattacccaattattgaaataaaataattgtatcttccatatgaatcaccataataccaaatatatcacccattaatatcatatgaatcacccaataattgaaataaataattgtatctaccatatgaatcaccataataccatatacatgaatcacccaataattgaaataaataatcgtatctaccatatgaatcaccataataccatgtatatcacccattaatatcatataaatcacccaataattgaaataaataattgtatctaccatatgaatcaccataatacaatatgtatcacccattaatatcatatggatcacccgttaaaatcatacaaaatgtatctatcgtatgaatcaccataatacccaaataatgatatcatatttatcattcatatgaatcaccattaaaagaataaacatgcatgaataactaaataaatttatatatgtatcaatagattttttaaaaaaaaaatgaaagagattttaggagaggggaaaaaaagttgcatgcattaatAGAAGtattaatggaagagaaaaaatcagaaaggaagatgatttaattgttgataattagggagatattttagagaagaaaatcttgaatgagttaatgatgaagtaaaaataggatgtgggttttcttgatatgtatcaagagtaaagttgaaaaaatggaattttatgtaaatttaaaaaaagtaagGGATATTCGGTAATATAGTCTTTAAGTATGGGAGTTGTATAATTTATACTAACACAAACCTCACTTAGATTTTTATATCAAAAAATGAAAGTGAAatcgaaaatatttttaattgattaGAGTTTAATATTGATAACGTATTATAGAATTAAGTTCGGAacaatataaatatgaaaacagGAAGAATAATACTTATGTATCAAGATATCTTAGACGATGTATAGAGATgagataatttatctcatttcCTTTTTTATGTGTGTCACACAACGGTGaataaaatttcaatatatataggATGAGAAATCACTCCAACATCACCAATATTACATGCCAAAACTAATAGATATATTTTTATCCGCAAAAGGTTCATGTAACCTAATGAATAGGTATGTACATCCATTCATATAAATATCACGTAACTAATATAATCtttaatatattcaaataattattttttaattctaaaaacattaaaaataacgATGCATAGTCAAAATTCTATCAAAGTTTAAAACTCTGATATTTCTAGGTGTTTCTTTGTCTTCACATTTCTCTTCTTTCCATTTTGTCCCTCTTCAAAGTTTAAATAATAATGATATGATCATTATAATTCACACGTGTAATATGAGAAGTGTAGCTGATCAGCACATTTCCCTATGACTAGCCTAGTTTTAGGCTCCTTTCAAGATCAAACAAGGACTGGTCATGAGGACAGTCTCTTAGTTGTGTTTGTGTGTTGTAACTGGACTCTCGTGTCTTTAATCCATTGCTCCACTTTTGTGTATTCCTTTCTATTCAATAGTTTCATAatttccttcacctttttcaaCTTATTCCATACCTTGACCATGTAATTCCCTTGTGTTGGCTATGACCAGGTTTCCCCAACAGTGGACATACACTTTTTATGCATGGTTACACAAGTGATTAAGAAACCTAAAAGGTCTAGCATGTCTATCCGGTGGGTATGTAATAGCAACACACATTAAAGCGTGATCAGAGAACTGAAGGTCTTTTGCTTCAACTTCAAAATGCGGCCACATGCTGAGCCAAGCAAGATAGGCAAGAGCTCTGTCAATTCTACTATGGACATGAGAATTTGTGTATGTGTAGAATCAGCCCACTGTCCTGAGGATTGTCACCCCAGTGTTGGTCAATAGTGCATTAAATATCTAACTTCAACCTCTTGTACCTGGCTTCCTAATCTATCATCATGATTAAGGATGGCATTAAAGTCGCTCATAATGATCCATGGGCTCTGAATACCAGTCGATAACACCTCAATATCTCTCCACATTTCCTTTCTGTCAATAATAATATGAAGGCCATACACTGCAGTGAACTGCTTATTAAAGCCCTTCACATTCCAGGAGGCCACTGTCATTCAGTCAGTTGAGTGATGTCGGGAGGCTTGCCACTGCCTCTCTTACTACTGTTACCCTGCTCAACCCTGCGCAAAGCTGCTTCCAAAAACTGTTGGAAAGTATTGTCTTGTAGAGGACTTTTTATTCCATATATGGTCAATCAAGTAATATAGAAATTCTTAATATTGTCAATGTAATTATTGTTACCTATTGCTCTTAAACGAtgtctttcatgaacttttttTTGTCTTGAGTggatctatcgaaaacagcctcagTGCCTCActtctaaggtagtggtatgaactgcgtatacCTATCCTTCCCATACCGCTCTTTGTGGAATATACAGGATATGTTGttgtatatggttatttaattATTGAGAAAATTCACTGAAGTtacttttgaatttattttcttatacgAGTTATAGTCGTCCAAGTATTGAGATGATGCCACTAATAAAATCACTTTCTAGTTTTTTTTGCCTATATGGTCATCCAAGTATTAAAAAAATCCCACTAATAAAGTCACTTTAGAATTTTCTTGCCTCTATGGTTATCCAAGTATTGAAAAGatgcacaaaaataatttttgaatttttcttttttaaatagtcATCCAAATATTGAGACAATCCCactaaaattgattttgaattttttttgtaaattggtggattttgaaaatttccaacccCTCAAGGCACAACCAAATAAGCAATAATAGAACATAGTGCATTCTTTACTCATGGTAGCAATAATAGATAATGGGCTAGTGTGACAACATGAAACAAGTAACTTTGATAGCTTTAGTTTATAAAACACCAAATTTTGGAACCAAAAAATGGCAAGCAATAGATAAACTTTATAAAACCAAGAGTTTATTACATGATCAACAGAAGAACATAAAAATGTCTCAAACATACATAACTAAATATATTATAGGTGAAACCCATCGGTAGCCCCCTAAATTTGAcaccatctttcacttaggcaccttaACTAGaccatgttcattttaaacacctcaaGTAGATAAAAAGCGTTCAAGCCTCATTTTTTTGCTGATTGGGCATAAAAATCAACTCCCCAACGGTTATATCTCTCTTTCCACTATTTATATTACtttcttcttcattccaccatccaaaaataaccctaatttctcaaatttcttcatttttctcaacttcCTTAAATTAGGCCTTCaattaattttagattttattttgaacaaaaaatttattcttcaatttctcaaaagtttaatctttttctaaattttctcgAATTAAATTGGACAATGTCGAGCTCGTCGTTCATAACCTATTCTGAAAATGATTACCGCTATTGTAAATGTGGCCATCAAGCATTactgaagacttcttggactcaacaaaatccaggccGTCGATTTTCTACTTGTAAACTTTCAAAGGTAATGTTTTTGACTTCTTAAttaaattagttgattaattatgatttcatcatCGATTTTGTAATTGATTTTGTAGAAATTGGGTGGCTGTGATAATTTtcattggtatgaagaacgacacccttcacaagcaaatagGGTGATTTGGGGTTTGTTGAAAAAAGTGAAGCcgtttgaagaaaatcaaaatcgagcaagaatattatatattattggtGTTATTTCCACTGCTTTGCTGTTGTTGGGAATATGGATGTTGAAACCTAATTGTTGAAGTTTTGCGTTGAACTCATTCTACTGATATTGATGCTAATTGAATAAGGTTTGTGTTGAACTCATTCAACTAATTCAACTGGTATTGATGTTGTAAATTGACCGTTTAGGTGTATAGTTTGATGTGCATTAGGACTTGTAAGGTGTAGTTTGTTGATGTAATGTTGGCCTTGTAATATTTCTTACAAGTGTAGTTTTATTGATGTAATGTTGGCCTTGTAATATTTCTTACATTTGCTGAAATAAAATGTTTATCGTTAACTTTTGATCACACATTTATAACAACTGTCAAAGAAGACAAGCAACAACAACTTAATACAGCTCAAAGCAATACCAACAAC is a window of Capsicum annuum cultivar UCD-10X-F1 unplaced genomic scaffold, UCD10Xv1.1 ctg77235, whole genome shotgun sequence DNA encoding:
- the LOC124894759 gene encoding uncharacterized protein LOC124894759, which produces MSSSSFITYSENDYRYCKCGHQALLKTSWTQQNPGRRFSTCKLSKKLGGCDNFHWYEERHPSQANRVIWGLLKKVKPFEENQNRARILYIIGVISTALLLLGIWMLKPNC